A region of Thermococcus argininiproducens DNA encodes the following proteins:
- the cdr gene encoding CoA-disulfide reductase has translation MKMKRIVIIGAGAAGMSTASRVKRLKPDWDVKVFEATEWVSHAPCGIPYVVEGISPKEKLMHYPPEFFIKKRGIDLHLNAEVVEVEQGKIRVREKDKEKSYEWDYLVFANGASPQKLNIEGISLKGVFTADLPPDAVAIRNYMEKTDVRNVVVIGTGYIALEMAEAFVVQGKNVTLIGRSERVLRKTFDKEVTDIVEQKLREHINLRLGEQTLRIEGKERVEKVITDASEYKADLVIIATGIKPNIELAQQLGVKIGETGAIWTNERMQTSVENVYAAGDVAETKHLITGKRVWVPLAPPGNKMGYIAGSNIAGVDITFPGVLGTAITKFMDLEIGKTGLTEQEALKEGYDVKTAFIEARTKPHYYPGGKKIWLKAIADKESGKLLGLQAVGAEILPRVDAFAVALQAGFTTKDLFFADLAYAPPFAPVWDPLVILARVLKF, from the coding sequence ATGAAAATGAAGCGCATAGTTATCATAGGTGCCGGCGCAGCAGGGATGAGTACCGCCTCACGAGTGAAGAGATTAAAACCCGATTGGGATGTAAAAGTTTTTGAAGCCACAGAATGGGTAAGCCATGCACCATGTGGCATTCCTTACGTGGTAGAGGGCATTTCACCCAAAGAAAAATTGATGCACTATCCACCAGAGTTTTTCATTAAGAAGAGAGGGATTGACCTCCATTTGAATGCAGAGGTTGTTGAAGTGGAACAAGGCAAGATCAGGGTTCGTGAAAAAGATAAAGAAAAAAGCTACGAATGGGACTACTTAGTCTTTGCAAATGGTGCCTCCCCTCAGAAGCTAAATATAGAAGGGATTAGTCTCAAAGGAGTTTTCACAGCAGATCTACCTCCCGATGCTGTAGCGATAAGGAACTACATGGAAAAAACTGATGTTAGAAATGTTGTCGTTATTGGGACTGGGTATATCGCTCTGGAGATGGCAGAAGCCTTTGTTGTTCAAGGAAAGAATGTAACTCTAATTGGAAGGAGTGAACGAGTACTGAGAAAGACCTTTGACAAAGAGGTTACTGACATCGTTGAGCAAAAGCTTAGGGAACACATTAACCTACGTCTTGGAGAGCAAACACTTAGAATCGAAGGAAAAGAGAGAGTAGAGAAAGTTATTACAGATGCTAGTGAGTATAAAGCAGACTTAGTTATCATTGCTACGGGTATAAAGCCTAACATCGAGCTAGCTCAACAGTTAGGAGTCAAAATAGGAGAGACCGGAGCAATATGGACTAATGAAAGGATGCAAACGAGTGTAGAAAATGTTTACGCAGCCGGAGATGTTGCTGAGACAAAGCATCTGATCACAGGAAAAAGGGTTTGGGTTCCATTAGCTCCACCGGGCAACAAGATGGGCTATATAGCTGGAAGCAACATAGCTGGTGTTGATATAACATTCCCCGGAGTTTTAGGCACGGCGATAACAAAGTTCATGGATTTAGAGATTGGAAAGACCGGGCTTACAGAGCAGGAGGCCTTAAAAGAGGGTTATGATGTAAAAACTGCCTTCATAGAAGCAAGAACAAAGCCCCATTACTATCCTGGAGGAAAGAAAATCTGGCTTAAGGCAATAGCAGACAAAGAGAGCGGAAAGCTTTTAGGACTTCAAGCAGTTGGTGCAGAGATCCTTCCAAGAGTAGATGCCTTTGCTGTTGCATTACAGGCAGGATTTACCACCAAGGACTTGTTCTTTGCTGATTTGGCCTACGCACCACCATTTGCTCCAGTATGGGATCCATTGGTGATTCTGGCGAGAGTTTTGAAGTTCTGA
- a CDS encoding RNA-guided endonuclease InsQ/TnpB family protein encodes MKRTVTLKLQPSKAQEKVLLKLASISAKVWNEVNYLRRQLFFNHELVDFNKTEKIVYEKYKREIGSATVQQIARKNAEAWRDFFSQIRMKKSKELPKWLKPKPPGYKRKEKPLIILRNTQYKIEDNKLILKGLGKFKRLEVQFKGRIHLKGKQGRLELIYNPVKGKWYAHVTISKVEERLDGNGWVKLPRKPLSNLTAGIDLGVNNLMAVYLENGESFLVNGKPLKSIAFYWQKKIAEYQSKLNKSGGKRSRKLKRMHEKAKLQARHYINTLIRQTVEKLYQLGVSRIVVGYPKGIARNSEKGKKQNFMLSHVWRFNYVIKRLKEVAEEYDISVVVVDEAFTSQTCPFCGKPHEGARFVRGLFKCPAEGLVMNADLVGAFNILKKVAEKITPSLSALYAQRRGNGGKTVPEGLKSPIKVGFSEAPQTFPSLARS; translated from the coding sequence ATGAAAAGGACAGTAACACTAAAACTTCAACCCTCAAAAGCCCAAGAAAAAGTACTCCTCAAATTAGCCAGCATTAGTGCGAAAGTTTGGAATGAAGTAAATTACCTCAGGAGACAACTCTTTTTTAATCACGAGCTAGTGGATTTTAACAAGACTGAGAAAATCGTTTACGAAAAGTACAAGCGTGAAATCGGCTCTGCAACAGTCCAACAAATAGCAAGAAAAAATGCTGAAGCCTGGAGGGATTTCTTCTCGCAAATTAGGATGAAGAAGAGTAAGGAATTGCCAAAGTGGCTCAAGCCAAAACCGCCAGGCTATAAAAGGAAGGAAAAACCACTCATAATCCTCAGGAACACTCAATATAAAATTGAAGACAACAAACTGATTTTGAAAGGCCTTGGAAAATTTAAACGGTTGGAAGTTCAATTCAAGGGTAGGATTCACTTGAAGGGCAAGCAAGGGAGGTTAGAATTAATTTACAATCCTGTTAAGGGGAAGTGGTATGCTCACGTCACCATTTCAAAAGTTGAGGAAAGATTGGATGGAAATGGTTGGGTTAAACTCCCAAGAAAACCGTTAAGCAATTTAACAGCCGGAATTGACTTGGGAGTGAATAACTTAATGGCCGTTTACCTTGAAAATGGCGAATCATTCTTAGTTAATGGCAAACCACTAAAAAGTATTGCTTTCTACTGGCAGAAAAAAATAGCGGAGTACCAGTCAAAACTCAACAAGAGCGGGGGCAAAAGAAGCAGAAAATTAAAGAGAATGCATGAAAAAGCAAAACTCCAAGCGAGACACTACATTAACACTTTAATAAGGCAAACTGTCGAGAAACTTTACCAATTAGGCGTTAGTAGAATTGTGGTTGGTTATCCTAAAGGCATTGCAAGGAATTCTGAGAAGGGCAAAAAGCAGAATTTCATGCTTTCTCACGTTTGGCGTTTTAATTACGTCATTAAACGACTTAAGGAAGTTGCTGAAGAGTACGATATTAGTGTTGTGGTTGTTGATGAGGCTTTTACTTCTCAAACTTGCCCCTTCTGTGGGAAGCCCCATGAAGGGGCCCGTTTTGTTCGCGGTTTGTTTAAGTGTCCCGCGGAGGGGCTTGTTATGAACGCTGACTTGGTCGGAGCGTTTAACATTTTAAAGAAGGTTGCTGAAAAGATAACCCCGAGTCTGAGCGCTCTTTATGCTCAGAGGAGGGGTAACGGGGGCAAGACCGTCCCCGAGGGGCTGAAAAGCCCCATTAAGGTGGGCTTTAGTGAAGCCCCTCAAACCTTCCCGTCATTGGCGAGGAGTTAA
- a CDS encoding DUF424 domain-containing protein has product MKIYVKVYRVQGEILVAACDEELLGKTFTEGELKLEVKERFYKGELKDPEELARFLEEATIANLTGERCVKKAIELGYIDEKRVLHIQGVPHAQMAKLL; this is encoded by the coding sequence ATGAAAATCTACGTTAAAGTATACCGTGTCCAAGGAGAAATTCTTGTTGCAGCTTGCGATGAAGAGCTCTTAGGAAAAACCTTCACAGAGGGAGAGCTAAAATTAGAGGTAAAGGAGAGGTTCTACAAAGGAGAACTCAAGGATCCAGAAGAACTTGCTAGATTTCTGGAAGAAGCCACCATTGCCAACTTGACTGGAGAAAGATGTGTCAAAAAAGCAATTGAGCTTGGCTATATTGACGAAAAGAGAGTTCTCCATATTCAAGGTGTTCCTCACGCCCAGATGGCAAAGTTGTTATGA
- the leuS gene encoding leucine--tRNA ligase codes for MVDFKAIEEKWQSKWLEDKAFEPQIDEKKPKFYITVAFPYLSGHLHVGHARTYTIPDVIARFKRMQGYNVLFPMAWHITGSPIVGIAERIKHRDPQTIYVYRDVYKVPEEILWTFEDPINIVKYFMKAARETFIRAGFSVDWSREFHTTSLFPPFSKFIEWQFLRLKEKGLVVKGTHYVRWDPVVGTPLGDHDLIEGEDVQILDYVLIKFILEENGEVVYLPAATLRPETVYGVTNMWLNPEAIYVKVKIRNKDKEEVWVVSKEAAYKLSFQDKEIEILEEFKGEKLIGKWVKNPITEDEVIILPADFVDPDNATGVVMSVPAHAPFDHAALEDIKKNTDLLVRYEIDPRIVENISYISLIELEGYGEFPAVEEAQKLGVKGQKDVEKLEQATKNVYKAEYHRGVFKIEPYKGKPVSEVKDLVAKAMAERGIADRMYEFSDKNVISRFGNRAVVKIIHDQWFIDYGNPEWKEKAREALANMKIFPESRRTQFEAILEWLDKKACARKVGLGTPLPWDPEWVIESLSDSTIYMAYYTISRHINKLREEGKLDPEKLNREFFDYIFLEEFSEEKEKALAEKTGIPTEVIHEMKEEFEYWYPLDWRCSAKDLIPNHLTFFIFNHVAIFRKEHWPKGIAVNGFGTLEGTKMSKSKGNVLNFIDAIEENGADVVRLYIMSLAEHDSDFDWKRAEVGKLRKQIERFYDLISEFAGYEESEAELMDIDKWLLHRLNKAIEGATKALEEFRTRTAVQWAFYNVLNDLRWYMRRTEGRDDEAKRSTLRKLADVWVRLMAPFTPHIAEELWKKLGGEGFISLAKWPEPVEEWWNETIELEEDYIKNLIDDIKEIIKVAKLENAKRAYIYTAEEWKWKVAEIVAEKRDFKASMSEVMKDPDMRKRGKEVSKLIQRLIKDRVFDFKRIDEEKALTQSKDFIEKELGLEIIINAEEDKGGKKKQAMPMKPAVYIE; via the coding sequence ATGGTGGATTTCAAAGCTATTGAGGAAAAATGGCAAAGTAAATGGCTAGAAGATAAGGCATTTGAGCCACAAATAGATGAAAAGAAGCCAAAGTTCTACATAACAGTTGCATTTCCCTACTTATCTGGCCATCTGCATGTTGGACACGCAAGAACCTACACAATTCCAGATGTAATCGCAAGGTTCAAGAGGATGCAAGGATACAACGTCTTATTTCCAATGGCATGGCACATAACTGGATCTCCAATAGTCGGAATAGCCGAGAGGATAAAGCACAGAGATCCCCAAACAATCTACGTATACAGGGATGTTTATAAAGTTCCGGAGGAGATTCTGTGGACCTTTGAAGACCCAATAAATATAGTTAAGTACTTTATGAAAGCCGCAAGAGAGACGTTTATTAGGGCAGGTTTCAGTGTCGACTGGAGCAGAGAGTTCCACACTACATCTCTTTTCCCGCCCTTTAGCAAATTCATTGAATGGCAATTCTTGAGATTAAAGGAGAAGGGTTTGGTGGTTAAGGGAACTCACTATGTTAGGTGGGATCCGGTTGTTGGGACACCACTAGGGGACCACGACTTAATTGAGGGTGAAGACGTTCAAATATTGGATTATGTCCTGATAAAGTTCATCCTCGAGGAGAATGGTGAAGTTGTTTACTTACCGGCGGCAACATTGAGGCCCGAAACGGTCTATGGAGTAACGAACATGTGGTTAAATCCAGAGGCAATATATGTGAAAGTGAAAATTAGAAACAAGGATAAGGAGGAAGTTTGGGTAGTAAGCAAAGAAGCTGCTTACAAGCTGAGTTTCCAAGATAAAGAAATTGAGATCTTAGAGGAATTCAAGGGTGAGAAGCTAATTGGAAAATGGGTTAAAAATCCAATTACTGAGGATGAGGTAATTATCCTGCCGGCAGACTTTGTTGATCCAGATAATGCTACTGGAGTTGTTATGAGTGTTCCGGCACATGCCCCCTTTGATCATGCAGCCTTGGAGGACATAAAGAAGAACACAGATCTGCTAGTAAGATATGAGATAGACCCAAGGATTGTTGAAAACATAAGCTACATCTCCCTGATAGAGTTAGAGGGCTATGGGGAATTCCCTGCAGTTGAAGAGGCCCAGAAACTTGGTGTTAAAGGTCAAAAAGATGTAGAAAAGCTTGAACAAGCCACAAAGAATGTTTATAAGGCCGAATATCACAGAGGAGTCTTTAAAATTGAGCCTTATAAAGGAAAGCCGGTTAGTGAAGTAAAAGACTTAGTAGCTAAGGCTATGGCCGAAAGAGGAATAGCTGACAGAATGTACGAGTTTTCTGATAAGAACGTTATCTCAAGATTTGGAAATCGAGCAGTAGTGAAAATAATCCATGATCAGTGGTTCATTGATTATGGTAATCCAGAATGGAAAGAGAAGGCAAGAGAGGCCTTGGCAAATATGAAAATCTTCCCAGAATCAAGAAGAACACAATTTGAGGCCATTTTAGAGTGGCTTGATAAGAAGGCCTGTGCGAGAAAAGTTGGTTTGGGTACTCCTCTACCATGGGATCCCGAGTGGGTCATAGAGAGCTTAAGCGATTCGACGATTTACATGGCATACTACACCATAAGCAGACACATCAACAAGCTAAGGGAAGAAGGCAAGCTCGATCCAGAGAAACTAAACAGGGAGTTCTTTGATTACATCTTCCTCGAAGAATTCAGCGAGGAAAAAGAGAAAGCCCTTGCAGAGAAAACTGGCATCCCAACAGAGGTAATTCATGAAATGAAGGAGGAGTTTGAGTACTGGTATCCACTCGACTGGAGATGCTCCGCCAAAGACCTGATTCCAAACCACCTGACGTTCTTCATATTCAACCACGTGGCCATCTTTAGGAAGGAACACTGGCCAAAGGGCATAGCGGTGAACGGCTTTGGAACCCTTGAAGGAACCAAGATGAGTAAGAGCAAGGGCAACGTGCTCAACTTCATAGATGCAATAGAGGAGAACGGAGCTGATGTGGTGAGACTTTACATCATGAGTCTGGCGGAACACGATAGCGACTTTGACTGGAAGAGAGCAGAGGTTGGAAAGCTGAGAAAGCAGATAGAGAGATTCTACGACCTAATAAGTGAATTTGCAGGTTATGAAGAGAGCGAAGCTGAGCTAATGGACATTGACAAATGGCTGCTTCACAGGTTAAATAAAGCCATTGAAGGTGCAACCAAGGCATTGGAGGAGTTTAGAACAAGAACCGCTGTCCAATGGGCCTTCTACAACGTTTTGAATGACCTAAGATGGTACATGAGGAGGACCGAAGGAAGGGACGATGAGGCAAAGCGCTCAACACTAAGAAAGCTGGCTGATGTATGGGTTAGGCTAATGGCTCCGTTTACACCTCACATTGCTGAGGAGTTATGGAAGAAGCTCGGAGGAGAAGGCTTCATAAGCTTAGCCAAATGGCCCGAGCCAGTGGAAGAATGGTGGAACGAAACAATAGAACTTGAGGAAGATTACATTAAGAATCTAATCGACGACATAAAGGAAATCATAAAGGTTGCAAAGCTAGAGAATGCAAAGAGGGCGTACATCTATACCGCAGAGGAGTGGAAGTGGAAAGTAGCAGAAATAGTTGCAGAGAAGAGGGATTTCAAAGCCTCAATGAGCGAAGTCATGAAAGATCCTGACATGAGAAAGCGCGGTAAAGAGGTCTCAAAGCTGATCCAGAGGTTAATTAAGGACAGAGTTTTTGACTTTAAGCGCATTGATGAGGAAAAGGCCCTAACACAATCCAAAGACTTCATTGAAAAGGAACTTGGCCTCGAGATTATCATAAACGCAGAGGAAGACAAAGGTGGAAAGAAGAAACAAGCGATGCCCATGAAGCCGGCTGTTTATATTGAGTGA
- a CDS encoding class I SAM-dependent methyltransferase: MTYSEEKFKEEVLSKIPLRNELPLPDDWLHIEMLERFRILQFAPIKPGMNVLEIGCGAHALTTVPLAYLVGETGRVVAVDISRWHFFEEITSSAGLRHRIIPLRVDARELPFPFKSFDLAVLVHGVRSLKSEETMIKVFAEMLRVAERIFIAETLPIAKNQAQEAHLEMYNLREEIFEALFGEKDDLHYLPLESLKELIEEAGGRIIESGVFEPKLPHYLAYIPRKYVERIKNEKRRANLLERWDRAYEKWKRGAEHPPVGWVLVEKE; this comes from the coding sequence ATGACTTATAGCGAAGAAAAATTTAAAGAAGAAGTTCTTTCTAAAATCCCGCTCCGAAACGAACTTCCCTTACCTGACGACTGGCTTCACATAGAGATGCTCGAACGCTTCCGCATCCTCCAATTTGCACCGATAAAGCCCGGAATGAATGTCCTCGAAATCGGCTGTGGGGCTCACGCCCTAACTACCGTACCTTTGGCTTATTTAGTTGGAGAAACCGGCCGTGTTGTAGCGGTGGACATCTCAAGATGGCACTTTTTTGAGGAAATCACGTCTTCAGCAGGGCTAAGGCATCGAATAATTCCTTTAAGAGTGGATGCTAGAGAACTTCCGTTTCCTTTTAAGAGCTTTGACCTAGCTGTGCTTGTTCACGGCGTGAGAAGTCTGAAGAGCGAGGAAACGATGATTAAAGTCTTTGCCGAGATGCTCCGTGTGGCAGAGAGGATTTTCATAGCAGAAACTTTACCAATAGCTAAAAACCAAGCACAGGAAGCTCATTTGGAGATGTACAATTTGAGAGAAGAAATTTTCGAGGCACTCTTTGGCGAGAAGGATGACCTTCACTACCTTCCTTTGGAGAGCCTGAAGGAGCTCATTGAAGAGGCAGGAGGAAGAATAATCGAAAGCGGAGTCTTTGAACCTAAACTTCCACACTACCTCGCCTATATTCCCAGGAAATACGTGGAGCGGATAAAAAATGAGAAAAGGCGTGCCAATCTCTTGGAGAGATGGGACAGAGCGTATGAAAAGTGGAAGAGAGGAGCAGAACATCCTCCCGTAGGATGGGTCCTTGTGGAAAAAGAATAA
- a CDS encoding 60S ribosomal export protein NMD3, producing the protein MSERFCYRCGISESEGGPLIDGLCQVCFRKENPVLLVEDEINTELCQNCGSYKVRGTWVDPKTYKLEDLIFEVSDNALVENLSVDERIKEIKIVPKEELEEIGDLFTGEAYVSFEPIDWHIEYFPAIITYEVEIKARIHELQRELHHEKKKVIVYVRQTVCPRCQKFLGGYFEAILQVRAEDRKLTKEERDKISKLVEEKVDEIMKRDRMGFIQDTVEKEEGIDFYMGSTSAARKLAQFIRDKYGGNISEAYQLIGQDRVTSKEVYRTSVSIRLPKFRRGDIVGDKKGNVYKVEEVTGKGLSLKNLYTHENEHKDWKSAKRDEIDTIDHEEIEAMVTSLTPREVHLMDMQSYETFEIEKPKVKIEEGKVYKLIKVKGRYYVEEKKKTD; encoded by the coding sequence ATGAGTGAGAGATTCTGCTACAGATGTGGAATAAGCGAGAGTGAAGGAGGTCCTCTAATAGATGGACTTTGTCAGGTTTGCTTTAGGAAAGAGAACCCTGTTCTCCTTGTAGAGGATGAAATAAACACAGAACTCTGCCAAAACTGTGGGAGCTATAAGGTTAGGGGAACATGGGTTGATCCAAAAACCTATAAGCTGGAGGATCTCATCTTCGAAGTTTCAGATAATGCGCTTGTGGAAAATCTTTCAGTTGATGAAAGAATAAAAGAGATAAAAATAGTCCCAAAAGAGGAACTTGAAGAGATTGGAGATTTATTTACAGGAGAAGCGTATGTGAGCTTTGAACCAATCGATTGGCACATAGAGTATTTTCCAGCTATAATAACATATGAGGTAGAGATCAAGGCCAGAATTCACGAGCTCCAGCGAGAACTCCACCACGAGAAAAAGAAAGTAATAGTCTATGTGAGGCAAACTGTATGCCCAAGATGTCAAAAGTTCTTGGGAGGCTACTTTGAGGCGATTTTACAAGTTAGAGCAGAAGATAGGAAGCTTACAAAAGAAGAGCGAGACAAAATCTCAAAGCTCGTTGAAGAGAAAGTTGATGAGATTATGAAACGCGACAGAATGGGCTTTATCCAAGATACTGTGGAAAAAGAAGAGGGTATAGATTTCTATATGGGATCCACTTCAGCTGCAAGGAAGCTTGCCCAGTTTATACGGGATAAATACGGTGGAAATATAAGTGAGGCATATCAACTAATAGGACAAGATAGAGTGACAAGTAAAGAAGTTTATAGGACAAGTGTCAGTATAAGGCTTCCAAAATTCAGAAGGGGAGATATCGTCGGAGATAAAAAGGGAAATGTGTACAAAGTTGAAGAGGTCACTGGAAAGGGCCTCTCCCTGAAAAACCTCTATACTCATGAGAATGAACATAAAGATTGGAAAAGCGCAAAAAGAGATGAAATTGACACAATAGACCATGAGGAAATTGAAGCAATGGTGACAAGTCTAACACCAAGAGAAGTGCACCTTATGGATATGCAGAGCTATGAAACTTTTGAAATCGAAAAACCCAAAGTCAAAATAGAAGAAGGCAAAGTTTATAAGCTTATTAAGGTCAAAGGAAGGTATTATGTAGAAGAGAAAAAGAAAACAGACTAA